CTCCCATTGCGCCGACAGGCTGTGGTCCTTGGTCACGATGGTCCAGCCGTCGTTGCCAAAGTCCTTCACCTCGCGGCGACCGGCGTTGATCATGGGCTCGATGGTGAAGACCATGCCGGGCACCAGCTCTTCGAGCGTACCGGGCTTGCCGTAGTGCAGCACCTGGGGCTCTTCATGGAATTTTTTGCCGATGCCATGGCCGCAAAACTCGCGCACCACCGAGAAGCCGTGCCCTTCGGCAAACTTCTGGATCGCATGGCCGATATCTCCCAGGCGTGCGCCAGGCTTGACCTGCACGATGCCATGCCACATGGCTTCGAACGTCAGCGCTGACAGGCGCTTGGCGGCGATCGAGCATTCCCCGATCAGGAACATGCGGCTGTTGTCGCCATACCAGCCGTCCTTGGTGATCACGGTCACGTCCACATTGACGATGTCGCCCTTCTTGAGCGGCTTGTCGTTGGGGATGCCGTGGCACACCACATGGTTGACCGAGGTGCACAGCGACGCCGGGTAGGGCGGGTAGCCCGGTGGCTGGTAGCCCACGGTGGCCGAGATGGTGCCCTGCTGGGCCATGCATTCGGCGCCCAGGCGGTCGATCTCTTTGGTGGTGATGCCGGGCTTGATGTGCGGCGTGATGTAGTCCAGCACTTCGGAGGCCAGGCGGCAGGCCACGCGCATGCCCTCGATGTCCTCGGCGCTTTTGATGGTGATGCTCATGCCGCAATTATCCCATCGGCCCCCCGGCCGCGCAGGCGGCCTGGGCTTGCCCGGTAAAATGGAGGGCTCCGGTGCTGGTTGCACGCTGGCACCCGGAGCCACCCTCTACCCCTGACACCCCCCAACAGGCCGCTACCGTGACCTTGCACATGACCACGCTGGCGGGCGGCAACGCCCTCAGCACCTTCCGCGCCCAGCAACTTCAACCCGCCCTGGAGGCGATCCACCCCAAGATCAGCGGCATTGCAGCGCGTTTCGTGCATCTTGTCGCCACCGATGCGGCCCCCACGCCCGCCGAACAAGAACGTCTGGCCGCGCTGCTGACCTACGGCGACCCCTACGCAGGCCCCGAAGATGGCGCCGTCCTCATCGTCACGCCCCGCCTGGGTACCCTGTCGCCCTGGGCCTCCAAGGCCACCGACATTGCGCGCAACTGCGGCATCGCCATCCGCCGTGTTGAGCGCATCACCGAATACCGCATCAGCCTGAAATCGGGCCTGCTGGGCAAGACGCCCGATCTGACGGCCGAGCAACTGGGCCAGATCGCCGCGCTGCTGCACGACCGCATGACCGAATCCGTGGTGGCCGACCGCAGCGCCGCCGCAGCCCTGTTCACCGAGCTGCAGCCTGCCCCCAT
Above is a window of Acidovorax sp. KKS102 DNA encoding:
- the map gene encoding type I methionyl aminopeptidase, which produces MSITIKSAEDIEGMRVACRLASEVLDYITPHIKPGITTKEIDRLGAECMAQQGTISATVGYQPPGYPPYPASLCTSVNHVVCHGIPNDKPLKKGDIVNVDVTVITKDGWYGDNSRMFLIGECSIAAKRLSALTFEAMWHGIVQVKPGARLGDIGHAIQKFAEGHGFSVVREFCGHGIGKKFHEEPQVLHYGKPGTLEELVPGMVFTIEPMINAGRREVKDFGNDGWTIVTKDHSLSAQWEHTVLVTPTGYEVMTLSAGSPPLPSFVTATKT